One window from the genome of Actinoplanes teichomyceticus ATCC 31121 encodes:
- a CDS encoding PD-(D/E)XK nuclease family protein yields the protein MDLIEDRHFTVEQALRAIGERTDRPVHDGIMQWTRHAVRGYVDRFGDNREQLLPLRGRWTHRTRLSVPDDRGARTYEINVWGRCYTSSDGETRELRLIANRRNTRVRAEAEIAVAAIVVARGKPGPTPKRIRIRQFGMLEGSVDPIFDGTVADAEDMYRRHGRKALGAIVDSQEYRPGATCADCQFAVVCPALSRAPGLLGIADRTRPRRSWSPTNARSYRACPARAHLRQHRLPVEAAVERSPAAERGRAVHASLERCHARGDNDPCASEVPANWAPPPFDLPESERELGRLLLRHHADVCPLRHATEVRTEPDLVYDDTDSDVVVLAKPDLLYQERGTWVWREVKTSASNRRRATDVLAEYPQLALGVLLLARGALGGGRGRVELEVLRPGGADLTMLDPFTVGVRERAKRVLLEHVRAWHADDHFTAVPGAECGRCEVSRWCSARVAIGA from the coding sequence TGGAACAGGCTTTGCGCGCCATCGGGGAGCGGACGGATCGTCCGGTCCACGACGGGATCATGCAATGGACCAGGCATGCGGTGCGCGGGTATGTCGACCGCTTCGGCGACAATCGCGAGCAGCTGTTGCCGTTACGAGGCCGATGGACGCACCGAACCCGGCTAAGCGTGCCCGATGACCGTGGCGCCCGTACCTACGAGATCAATGTTTGGGGTCGCTGCTATACCTCCTCCGATGGGGAGACTCGCGAGCTGCGGTTAATCGCCAACCGCCGGAATACACGGGTCAGAGCTGAGGCGGAGATCGCCGTAGCGGCCATCGTCGTCGCGCGAGGCAAGCCGGGGCCGACCCCAAAGCGGATTCGGATCCGGCAGTTCGGGATGCTGGAAGGGAGTGTCGACCCGATATTCGACGGTACTGTTGCGGACGCGGAGGACATGTACCGCCGACACGGGCGCAAGGCGCTCGGGGCGATCGTCGACAGTCAGGAGTATCGCCCCGGAGCGACGTGTGCGGACTGTCAGTTCGCTGTGGTGTGTCCAGCCTTGTCCCGCGCACCCGGCCTGCTCGGTATTGCTGATCGCACGCGTCCGCGGCGCAGTTGGTCCCCCACCAACGCACGGTCATATCGGGCTTGTCCGGCGCGAGCGCATCTACGCCAGCATCGCCTCCCGGTCGAGGCAGCGGTCGAGCGCAGCCCCGCTGCCGAGCGCGGGCGAGCAGTGCATGCGTCCTTGGAACGCTGTCATGCGCGCGGCGACAACGATCCGTGCGCGTCGGAAGTTCCAGCGAACTGGGCGCCTCCGCCATTCGACCTGCCGGAGTCCGAGCGCGAACTGGGCCGGCTGCTGCTTCGGCACCACGCCGATGTGTGCCCGCTGCGCCACGCCACCGAGGTACGGACCGAACCGGACCTGGTCTACGACGACACCGACTCCGACGTGGTCGTTCTCGCAAAACCAGATCTGCTCTACCAGGAACGGGGAACCTGGGTCTGGCGCGAGGTCAAGACGTCGGCGAGCAACCGACGCCGGGCCACAGATGTCTTGGCTGAGTATCCCCAGTTGGCTCTCGGGGTCCTCCTTCTTGCCCGGGGCGCCTTGGGCGGTGGCCGTGGACGAGTTGAGCTGGAGGTGCTGCGGCCCGGTGGCGCGGATCTGACAATGCTCGACCCCTTCACCGTCGGGGTCCGGGAAAGGGCAAAGCGAGTGCTGTTGGAGCACGTTCGAGCATGGCACGCCGATGATCACTTTACGGCCGTACCAGGTGCTGAATGTGGTCGCTGCGAGGTATCTCGGTGGTGCTCGGCCCGGGTGGCGATTGGGGCATGA